In Procambarus clarkii isolate CNS0578487 chromosome 6, FALCON_Pclarkii_2.0, whole genome shotgun sequence, one DNA window encodes the following:
- the LOC123760946 gene encoding uncharacterized protein, producing MYIFLTEGLQTLAILAKENLHREYLKINSALQKKREYMKRSLNIEDLNYLKPSNKKGKGENYCRIIEINQTQRSNLSEALLPASLSPPHIQSSDFSTSVPTYTQTYLPAAEQTPKSLNSEPVVPAHPPNSCPNCSESKFTTLSSNNLCIFVTLSGRYDLYTPIFRCKCGYVDEELGKAMHQSGFYSTGRNSSTFYSINLLDSWHFLKRSSPGTSLQALVSALELFGASRGRHGPINFETTKRVFFEWRFHQYELGRIKGEFDKGCPACDTTPVAVHIDGNKKLYRYNKVGRGIRNSYYSGGIFACDKEVQDHVSTIQNLKTQVRIFLHLFESLKIGFQIET from the exons ATGTATATTTTTTTAACAGAAGGTCTCCAGACACTAGCAATTTTAGCTAAAGAGAACCTTCATCGTgaatatttgaaaataaactCAGCTCTCCAGAAAAAAAGGGAATATATGAAGCGAAGTTTAAATATTGAAGACCTAAATTATCTGAAGCCTTCAAACAAGAAAGGAAAAGGAGAAAATTACTGCAGGATTATTGAAATCAATCAAACACAACGTTCAAACTTATCAGAAG CCCTTCTGCCTGCTTCTCTTTCACCTCCACACATTCAAAGTTCTGACTTCTCAACTAGTGTACCAACATATACTCAAACATATTTACCAGCTGCAGAACAAACACCAAAATCATTGAATTCTG AGCCTGTTGTACCAGCACATCCACCTAATTCCTGCCCGAACTGCAGTGAGAGCAAGTTCACAACTTTAAGCTCCAATAATTTGTGCATCTTTGTAACTTTAAGTG GAAGGTATGATCTGTATACCCCAATATTTAGGTGCAAGTGCGGATATGTAGATGAAGAACTTGGGAAAGCCATGCACCAGTCTGGTTTTTATTCAACTGGAAGAAATAGTAGCACTTTCTACAGCATAAATCTATTGGATTCCTGGCATTTTCTCAAGAGAAGCAGCCCTGGAACTTCTCTTCAGGCATTAGTTAGTGCACTGGAATTATTTGGTGCTTCTCGAGGGCGT CATGGTCCCATCAATTTTGAGACAACAAAAAGAGTCTTCTTTGAATGGCGTTTCCATCAGTATGAACTTGGGAGAATAAAAGGAGAATTTGACAAGGGGTGCCCTGCATGTGATACAACACCTGTGGCtgtacatattgatggcaacaagaaactgtatcgttacaacaaagttgggag AGGGATCAGAAACTCATATTATTCTGGTGGTATCTTTGCTTGTGACAAAGAAGTTCAAGATCACGTTTCCactattcagaaccttaaaactcAAGTAAGAATATTTTTACATCTGTTCGAAAGCCTAAAAATAGGTTTTCAAATAGAAACCTAA